Proteins encoded within one genomic window of Balneolaceae bacterium:
- a CDS encoding LacI family DNA-binding transcriptional regulator, whose product MGSEVTLKQIAEELGISAMTVSRAINNRSNVDGKTKERILRKAREMGYTPNYIAKSLVSKKTFTIGVVVPEIAHSFFAEAIQGIEEVTFKGNYQLILTHSAEDKERERQALETLQSKRVDGILVSSAETVDDHTTYKKIVKSNTALVFFDRCVEEIGASCVSVDDRNGAYNITKHLIDHGYKTIAHLSGPLNLKISRERLAGYKKALSEENILIDENLIVESGFREKGGYEAMNRLLDTHENDSPRAVFAINDPAAFGAMEAIYKRGLSIPEDIAIVGFSDDIRADLMKSPLTTVKQSSFELGKRAAQKLIRLIENENEHSENIEVLTSLKIRQSCGCADG is encoded by the coding sequence GTGGGTTCAGAAGTAACATTAAAACAAATTGCTGAAGAGCTGGGTATTTCAGCTATGACGGTTTCGCGGGCGATTAATAACCGTTCAAATGTAGATGGAAAGACGAAAGAACGGATTCTCAGGAAAGCCAGGGAAATGGGATACACACCCAATTACATTGCAAAAAGCCTGGTTTCTAAAAAAACATTTACGATTGGGGTGGTTGTGCCGGAGATTGCACACTCCTTTTTTGCTGAAGCTATTCAGGGTATCGAAGAGGTGACATTTAAAGGTAATTACCAATTGATTTTGACCCACTCTGCAGAAGATAAGGAACGGGAACGCCAGGCCCTTGAGACACTACAATCAAAGAGAGTAGATGGTATTTTGGTCTCCTCTGCCGAGACGGTTGATGATCACACTACCTACAAAAAAATTGTGAAATCGAATACGGCGCTTGTGTTTTTTGATCGATGCGTTGAAGAGATCGGGGCCAGCTGTGTGAGTGTGGATGACCGAAATGGAGCTTATAACATTACAAAGCACTTAATTGATCACGGGTATAAAACAATTGCTCATCTGTCCGGCCCCTTAAATTTGAAAATCAGCCGGGAGCGCCTTGCCGGATATAAAAAAGCTTTAAGCGAAGAGAATATTTTGATTGATGAAAATCTGATCGTTGAGTCAGGCTTCAGGGAAAAAGGGGGATACGAGGCGATGAACCGGTTGCTTGATACACACGAAAATGATTCTCCAAGAGCGGTTTTTGCGATTAATGATCCTGCTGCTTTCGGGGCAATGGAGGCTATATATAAACGTGGTTTGTCAATACCCGAAGATATTGCTATCGTCGGTTTTTCGGATGATATCCGGGCTGATTTGATGAAAAGTCCGTTAACAACAGTAAAACAATCCTCTTTTGAATTGGGCAAGAGAGCAGCCCAAAAACTGATCAGGTTGATCGAAAATGAGAATGAGCATTCAGAAAATATTGAAGTACTTACAAGCCTTAAAATCAGGCAGTCCTGCGGGTGTGCAGATGGCTGA
- a CDS encoding sodium/sugar symporter — MEFSLIDTIVFCTYAFVIVALGLWVSRDKEGHQKNATDYFLAGKSLPWWAIGASLIAANISAEQIIGMSGSGFAVGLAIASYEWMGAVTLIVVGKYFLPIFIEKKIFTIPEFVEQRFNTTLKTILAVFWIALFVFVNLTTVLYLGALALDTIMGTGDGSLMIYALLGLSAIAAAYSLYGGLSAVAWTDVLQVGLLVLGGFVVTFAGLYNVTPEGGILNGFVHIYDVAGEKFTMILDRSNPEFSNLPGIAVLIGGMWVANLYYWGFNQYIIQRTLAAKSLKESQKGIIFAGFLKLLIPLIVVIPGIIVYVLYTQPEGTAQITGVVDVFTRPDGTVQYDNAYPWLMKVFLTPGFLGLVVAALAAAIVSSMASMLNSVATIFTMDIYIPYIRKDATDKQTVNMGRISAGVALITAGLMAPQLDNVPQVFQYIQEYTGMVSPGILAVFLMGLFWKKTTSKGAIYGVLASIVIAVFLKSPVVQLPFLDQMFYTLISTMAIIAGVSLTTNPYDEDPKAIHTTADMFKTSHAFNIGAYIILIITAILYAAFW, encoded by the coding sequence ATGGAATTCTCCCTGATTGATACCATTGTATTTTGTACTTATGCCTTTGTGATTGTTGCTCTTGGCCTGTGGGTATCAAGGGATAAAGAAGGCCACCAAAAAAATGCTACAGATTATTTTTTGGCCGGTAAATCTCTTCCCTGGTGGGCAATCGGGGCTTCACTGATTGCCGCAAATATCTCTGCCGAACAAATTATCGGAATGTCGGGCTCTGGTTTTGCCGTTGGCCTTGCTATCGCTTCCTATGAATGGATGGGAGCGGTAACGCTGATCGTGGTCGGTAAATACTTCTTACCCATCTTTATTGAAAAGAAAATTTTCACCATTCCCGAATTTGTTGAACAACGGTTTAATACAACGCTAAAAACCATCCTGGCAGTTTTCTGGATTGCACTGTTTGTCTTTGTAAATCTTACCACCGTACTCTATTTGGGTGCATTAGCCCTTGATACCATTATGGGCACAGGGGATGGCAGCCTCATGATTTATGCGCTTCTTGGCCTGTCCGCCATTGCTGCTGCCTATTCGCTGTATGGGGGACTTTCTGCTGTGGCCTGGACTGATGTATTGCAAGTCGGTTTGCTTGTGCTGGGCGGATTTGTAGTTACCTTTGCCGGCCTCTATAATGTTACTCCCGAAGGGGGCATTCTAAATGGTTTTGTACATATTTATGATGTCGCGGGAGAAAAATTTACGATGATTCTGGATCGATCAAATCCGGAATTTAGTAATCTGCCGGGCATCGCTGTTTTAATCGGGGGCATGTGGGTAGCTAATCTGTATTATTGGGGATTTAATCAGTATATCATTCAACGGACACTCGCCGCAAAATCTCTCAAAGAATCACAAAAGGGCATCATTTTTGCCGGTTTTTTGAAGTTGCTAATACCTCTGATCGTTGTAATTCCCGGTATTATTGTCTATGTGTTATACACCCAGCCCGAAGGCACTGCGCAAATCACGGGTGTTGTTGATGTTTTTACCAGGCCGGATGGAACTGTTCAATACGATAATGCCTATCCGTGGCTTATGAAGGTGTTTCTCACGCCCGGCTTTTTGGGATTGGTCGTGGCAGCACTTGCGGCCGCTATTGTATCGTCAATGGCTTCCATGCTGAATTCCGTTGCCACGATATTTACAATGGATATCTATATCCCGTATATCAGGAAAGATGCTACGGATAAACAAACGGTAAACATGGGAAGAATTTCGGCCGGGGTTGCATTGATTACCGCTGGCCTTATGGCCCCGCAACTGGACAACGTACCCCAGGTTTTTCAATATATCCAGGAATATACAGGTATGGTTAGTCCTGGAATACTGGCTGTATTTTTAATGGGATTATTTTGGAAAAAAACGACATCAAAAGGTGCTATCTACGGGGTGCTGGCATCAATTGTTATTGCCGTCTTTTTGAAATCGCCGGTTGTACAGTTACCATTTTTAGATCAGATGTTTTATACCCTCATCAGCACCATGGCAATTATTGCAGGTGTCAGCTTAACAACGAATCCTTACGATGAAGATCCGAAAGCTATTCACACAACCGCAGATATGTTTAAAACCAGCCATGCTTTTAATATCGGTGCCTACATTATATTGATTATCACAGCTATACTGTATGCAGCATTCTGGTAA
- a CDS encoding galactokinase, whose product MVKKIYNDFKSRFDTEPILIQSPGRVNLIGEHTDYNEGFVLPAAIDKVIVLGCAANESKKARLHSIDMKESFEVDLSKDLEKSDYHWANYILGVVDQLKIRGDKIEGFDCVFGGDIPIGAGLSSSAALEGGVVLGLSKLFDLSISKTEMAKIGQAAENHFVGMQCGIMDQFANLHGKEGHALKLDCRSLEFELYPFHRSDIKIILCDTNVHRELTSSEYNIRRQQCEEGVQILKQFDYDIKSLRDVSMQMLKKHMGDFTPVVFERCIFILEENKRVEAACEALTNDDLETFGKLMYESHYGLRDLYEVSCKELDVLVEITEKLEGVFGSRMMGGGFGGCTINLVKEEFVDEFIRSVERKYSEKIGDDLEIYQASINDGTKQIFRES is encoded by the coding sequence ATGGTAAAAAAAATCTATAACGACTTTAAATCACGGTTTGATACAGAACCCATTCTGATTCAATCACCCGGCCGGGTGAACCTGATTGGAGAGCATACCGATTACAACGAAGGCTTCGTTCTGCCCGCTGCCATTGATAAAGTGATTGTACTGGGATGTGCCGCAAATGAATCAAAAAAAGCCCGCCTTCACTCAATTGATATGAAAGAATCCTTTGAGGTTGATTTAAGTAAAGATCTTGAAAAAAGTGATTATCACTGGGCGAATTATATTCTTGGCGTTGTGGATCAGCTCAAAATAAGAGGGGACAAGATTGAGGGGTTTGATTGTGTATTTGGAGGTGATATACCCATTGGAGCCGGCCTTTCATCATCAGCAGCACTGGAAGGTGGCGTAGTGTTGGGATTATCGAAACTTTTTGATCTGTCGATCTCGAAAACAGAGATGGCCAAAATCGGCCAGGCGGCTGAGAACCATTTTGTGGGTATGCAATGCGGCATCATGGACCAATTTGCAAATCTTCATGGCAAAGAGGGGCATGCCCTGAAACTGGATTGCCGATCTCTCGAATTCGAACTCTACCCGTTTCACCGGTCAGATATCAAGATCATTTTGTGTGATACGAATGTGCATCGGGAGCTGACATCCTCAGAATACAACATCCGTAGGCAACAGTGTGAGGAAGGAGTTCAAATCCTGAAACAATTTGATTATGATATCAAGAGTTTGCGGGATGTGAGTATGCAAATGTTGAAAAAGCATATGGGTGATTTTACACCGGTCGTATTCGAACGATGTATCTTTATCCTGGAAGAAAACAAACGGGTTGAAGCGGCTTGTGAAGCATTGACGAATGATGATTTGGAAACGTTCGGCAAGCTAATGTATGAATCTCACTACGGACTGAGAGATCTGTACGAAGTAAGCTGCAAAGAGCTGGATGTTCTCGTTGAAATTACCGAAAAGCTGGAGGGGGTTTTTGGCTCTCGCATGATGGGCGGCGGATTTGGCGGATGTACCATCAATCTTGTAAAAGAAGAGTTTGTTGATGAGTTTATCCGATCTGTAGAAAGAAAATATAGTGAGAAAATCGGTGATGATTTAGAGATTTACCAGGCTTCCATAAATGATGGGACAAAACAAATTTTTAGAGAGTCTTGA
- a CDS encoding UDP-glucose--hexose-1-phosphate uridylyltransferase has protein sequence MNLDLTEHSHRRYNILTGEWVQVSPHRTKRPWQGKTEDQAKDFKPEYDPECYLCPGNSRAGGKQNPDYENTFVFTNDFSALKPETPSEILNEDDLLIAKGEKGICRVICFSPRHDLTLPEMENSQIREVVDLWTKEYQELGNREYINYVQIFENKGEIMGCSNPHPHGQIWAQETIPDEPAKELKQFTDHFKKNGRTLLSDYLNLELKKNERIVVENDNFVVVVPFWAFWPFETLLISKRPFGRFTDMTEAEKDSLADIIQKITIKYDNLFEVSFPYSAGFHPAPTDGNDHPEWHFHMHFYPPLLRSATVKKFRVGYEMLGTPQRDITPEYSADLLRELSTVHYKENRVG, from the coding sequence ATGAATTTAGATCTTACAGAACATTCGCATCGCAGATATAATATTCTTACAGGAGAGTGGGTACAGGTCAGCCCGCATCGGACAAAACGTCCCTGGCAGGGTAAAACGGAAGATCAGGCGAAAGATTTTAAGCCTGAATACGATCCTGAATGTTATTTATGTCCGGGAAATTCAAGAGCTGGTGGAAAACAAAATCCCGATTATGAAAACACCTTTGTTTTTACGAATGATTTCAGTGCCCTGAAACCGGAAACTCCGTCAGAGATTTTAAATGAAGATGATCTGCTCATCGCCAAAGGAGAAAAAGGAATTTGCAGGGTGATCTGTTTTTCCCCTCGACATGATCTGACGCTGCCAGAGATGGAGAACTCACAAATTCGGGAAGTTGTCGATCTCTGGACGAAAGAATATCAAGAGCTTGGGAATCGAGAGTATATTAACTATGTGCAGATTTTTGAGAATAAGGGGGAGATTATGGGGTGCAGTAATCCGCATCCGCACGGGCAAATCTGGGCACAGGAAACGATTCCCGATGAACCGGCCAAAGAGCTGAAACAGTTTACAGATCACTTCAAAAAAAATGGCCGGACTCTTCTTTCTGATTATCTGAATCTTGAACTCAAAAAGAACGAAAGAATCGTTGTTGAGAATGATAATTTTGTGGTTGTAGTCCCATTCTGGGCATTCTGGCCGTTTGAAACGCTGTTAATCAGCAAGCGGCCCTTCGGAAGATTTACAGATATGACTGAAGCCGAAAAAGATTCACTGGCTGACATCATCCAAAAAATAACCATCAAATACGATAACCTGTTTGAAGTCTCCTTTCCCTATTCGGCCGGTTTTCATCCCGCTCCAACCGATGGAAATGATCATCCCGAATGGCATTTTCACATGCATTTCTATCCGCCGTTACTTCGATCTGCAACCGTGAAAAAATTCAGAGTTGGATACGAAATGCTGGGAACGCCTCAGAGGGATATCACGCCTGAGTATAGTGCTGATTTACTTCGGGAGTTGTCCACAGTTCACTATAAAGAGAATCGAGTGGGATGA
- a CDS encoding DUF6364 family protein, with protein sequence MKKKLTLTIEESVKNRARKYADRHDTSISDMVENYLESVTKEEPGFTPEPGSWTESMIGVAKLSPENERLSYKEIKQKEILKKHG encoded by the coding sequence ATGAAAAAGAAACTTACTCTTACGATTGAAGAATCGGTTAAAAACCGGGCCAGGAAATATGCAGACCGGCATGATACCAGTATTTCCGATATGGTGGAAAATTATCTGGAGTCCGTAACAAAAGAGGAACCAGGATTTACACCTGAGCCGGGTTCCTGGACAGAATCCATGATTGGGGTGGCAAAGCTTTCTCCTGAAAATGAACGGTTGAGCTACAAAGAAATCAAACAGAAGGAAATCCTGAAAAAACATGGCTGA
- a CDS encoding PIN domain-containing protein codes for MADRVLLDVNVCLDVLLKREPFWEDSAKIFLAAERDQIAGRVSAISFDTMFYILRSDLGSAKAQAELKRLRTHIQISAVDTSVVDHALNAEWSDLEDALQYYSAKFSKCKAIITRNKRDYPKKSNLPIFTPVEFISSYL; via the coding sequence ATGGCTGACCGTGTTCTTCTTGATGTAAATGTTTGTTTAGATGTATTGTTAAAAAGAGAACCGTTTTGGGAGGATTCGGCCAAAATTTTTCTGGCAGCAGAAAGAGATCAAATCGCGGGCAGGGTATCTGCTATTTCATTTGATACGATGTTTTACATTCTTCGTTCAGATCTTGGATCTGCGAAAGCACAAGCAGAACTGAAACGATTGCGAACACATATTCAGATTTCTGCAGTAGATACTTCAGTAGTTGATCATGCATTGAATGCGGAATGGAGTGATTTGGAAGATGCTCTCCAATATTACTCAGCAAAATTCAGCAAATGCAAAGCTATCATTACCCGAAACAAGAGAGATTATCCGAAGAAATCCAATCTACCAATATTCACTCCTGTTGAATTTATTTCAAGTTATTTATAA
- the nagB gene encoding glucosamine-6-phosphate deaminase produces the protein MESLQQKLNSINKRLTYYENIPTVIYKNSSEASTAIAHEIASLIREKEKKNENAVLGLATGSTPVAVYDELVRLHEEEGLSFKNVITFNLDEYYPIEPDSLQSYVRFMHEHLFNSIDIPEDQVHIPDGTIPEEDIYKYCDKYEAKIDAAGGIDIQLLGIGRTGHIGFNEPGSRPDSPTRLITLDKITRKDAASDFFGEEYVPRRAITMGVGTILKSKKIILMAWGEGKASIIKETVEGEIRENIPATYLQEHENTAIVLDTAASEKLMRINTPWLLSPCDWDDNLIRKAVVWLCRKLDKPILKLTDENYNENGMADLITTQGPAYNINIKVFNELQHTITGWPGGKPNEDDKYRPERREPFPKRALIFSPHPDDDVISMGGTLIRLVDHGHEVHIAYQTSGNIAVFDDDVVRFADFVLDYAEAFDMKDQKADKLFRKINEFLKSKKPGQVDSPEVKKIKGLIRRGEAKAGGRYCGVPDENMHFMEMPFYETGRVKKKPISDEDVQITVDLLREVKPHQIYAAGDLSDPHGTHRVCLKAIFEALDIVKNDNWAKDCWVWLYRGAWQEWDVNEIEMAVPLSPQELKRKRRAIFKHQSQKDRPLFPGSDTREFWQRSEDRNRGTAEVYDDLGLAEYEAIEGFVRYHFLD, from the coding sequence ATGGAAAGCTTACAGCAGAAGTTAAATTCTATTAATAAACGCCTCACCTATTACGAAAATATTCCAACTGTTATTTATAAAAACAGTTCTGAGGCTTCCACAGCCATTGCACATGAAATTGCTTCACTCATCAGAGAAAAAGAAAAAAAGAATGAAAATGCCGTTTTGGGGCTTGCAACCGGTTCTACACCCGTTGCCGTTTACGATGAATTAGTTCGGTTACACGAAGAAGAAGGACTGAGTTTTAAAAATGTAATTACATTTAATCTTGATGAATATTATCCCATAGAACCGGACTCGCTGCAAAGTTACGTTCGTTTTATGCACGAGCATCTTTTTAATTCGATTGATATTCCCGAAGACCAGGTTCACATTCCAGACGGAACAATCCCTGAAGAAGATATTTATAAATATTGTGACAAATACGAAGCCAAAATCGATGCAGCCGGAGGCATTGACATTCAGCTTTTGGGAATTGGACGAACCGGACACATTGGCTTTAACGAACCAGGATCACGCCCTGATTCTCCCACACGCCTGATTACTTTGGACAAGATCACCCGGAAGGATGCCGCAAGTGATTTCTTTGGAGAAGAATATGTGCCGCGCCGGGCTATTACAATGGGAGTTGGAACCATCCTGAAATCGAAAAAAATCATCCTGATGGCATGGGGCGAAGGCAAGGCGAGCATTATCAAAGAAACTGTGGAAGGTGAAATAAGGGAAAATATTCCCGCCACCTACCTGCAGGAGCATGAGAATACAGCTATAGTACTTGATACCGCCGCTTCTGAAAAATTGATGCGGATCAATACACCATGGCTGCTTTCTCCCTGTGATTGGGACGATAATCTGATTCGAAAAGCTGTAGTTTGGCTTTGCCGGAAACTGGACAAACCGATACTCAAACTAACTGACGAAAACTACAACGAAAACGGCATGGCCGACCTGATTACCACACAGGGACCTGCCTACAATATCAATATTAAGGTTTTCAATGAGTTGCAGCATACTATCACCGGCTGGCCGGGTGGAAAGCCAAACGAAGATGACAAATACCGTCCCGAGAGAAGGGAACCATTTCCTAAACGTGCACTCATTTTTAGTCCCCATCCCGATGACGACGTGATCTCCATGGGAGGAACGCTGATCAGGCTGGTCGATCACGGACACGAGGTTCACATTGCCTATCAAACATCCGGAAATATTGCGGTTTTTGATGATGACGTGGTTCGTTTTGCTGATTTCGTACTCGATTACGCCGAAGCATTTGATATGAAAGATCAAAAGGCAGACAAATTATTTCGAAAAATTAACGAGTTCCTGAAATCCAAAAAACCCGGCCAGGTTGATTCGCCGGAAGTGAAAAAGATAAAAGGCTTGATCCGGCGCGGTGAAGCGAAAGCCGGCGGACGCTATTGCGGTGTTCCTGATGAAAATATGCACTTCATGGAGATGCCATTTTATGAAACCGGCCGCGTGAAGAAAAAGCCAATTTCCGATGAAGATGTTCAGATTACCGTTGACCTTCTTCGGGAAGTAAAACCACATCAAATCTATGCTGCCGGTGATCTGTCTGATCCGCACGGAACCCATCGTGTTTGCCTGAAAGCCATTTTTGAAGCACTCGACATCGTAAAAAACGATAACTGGGCGAAAGATTGCTGGGTGTGGCTCTACCGCGGTGCATGGCAGGAATGGGATGTGAACGAAATTGAAATGGCCGTTCCACTGAGTCCGCAGGAGTTGAAACGAAAACGCCGGGCCATCTTCAAGCATCAATCCCAAAAAGACCGGCCGCTTTTTCCAGGATCAGATACCAGAGAATTTTGGCAACGCTCCGAAGACCGAAACCGCGGAACAGCTGAGGTTTATGATGACCTCGGATTGGCCGAATATGAAGCGATCGAGGGTTTTGTGCGGTATCATTTTCTTGATTAG
- a CDS encoding ROK family protein produces the protein MELVAGIDLGGTDTKFGLVSREGKLFAYQSIPTNVDIGYELFFEQLSDSVQDMVEALGPGYKLVGVSVGAPTGSQKNGTIDNASNLSWPRKLPVANILSANFNLPVSVSNDANAAAVGEMLFGVAKHKKNFLCVTLGTGLGCGIVVDGDLVLGSRGHAGELGHVTISGNARKCGCGRKGCLETYASATGILRTAKELIAIEEYPNSILQFSENGSFTAKNITKAAQEGDELALRAFEITGRYLGKTLANTVALLNPELIVLTGGLSRSKELILEPTQRYMEENLLDIYKGTVELKLSEISGKKTAILGTAAFMWLKLDSLSKQTV, from the coding sequence ATGGAGTTAGTTGCGGGAATTGATTTAGGAGGTACAGATACAAAATTTGGTTTAGTGAGTCGCGAGGGTAAATTATTTGCCTATCAATCTATACCAACAAATGTAGATATTGGATACGAGCTATTCTTTGAACAGTTGAGTGATTCGGTACAGGATATGGTGGAAGCACTTGGGCCCGGTTATAAACTGGTTGGTGTAAGTGTTGGAGCACCTACGGGCAGCCAGAAAAATGGTACGATCGATAACGCCTCAAATTTAAGCTGGCCAAGAAAGCTGCCGGTGGCCAATATACTATCGGCAAATTTTAATCTGCCTGTTTCTGTCTCCAACGATGCCAATGCGGCGGCTGTGGGAGAAATGCTTTTTGGCGTGGCAAAGCATAAAAAGAATTTTCTCTGTGTGACTCTTGGCACCGGCTTGGGATGCGGAATAGTTGTGGACGGAGATTTAGTACTCGGCTCACGCGGACATGCCGGAGAACTGGGACACGTAACAATTTCAGGTAATGCAAGAAAATGTGGTTGTGGCCGGAAAGGATGTTTGGAAACATATGCCTCTGCTACCGGAATTTTAAGAACAGCAAAGGAACTGATAGCGATCGAAGAATATCCAAATTCTATTTTACAATTCTCTGAGAATGGATCTTTTACGGCTAAAAATATTACTAAAGCTGCACAAGAGGGGGATGAACTGGCACTGCGGGCTTTTGAAATAACCGGCCGGTATTTGGGAAAAACCCTGGCAAATACAGTTGCTTTGTTAAATCCTGAACTTATTGTTCTTACCGGGGGATTATCGCGTTCTAAAGAGTTGATACTGGAACCAACACAGAGATATATGGAAGAAAATCTCCTTGATATTTACAAGGGAACAGTAGAACTGAAACTCTCCGAAATAAGTGGTAAGAAAACAGCTATACTTGGTACCGCCGCTTTTATGTGGTTGAAACTGGACAGCCTTAGCAAACAGACCGTATAG